In Torulaspora globosa chromosome 1, complete sequence, a genomic segment contains:
- the DED1 gene encoding DEAD-box ATP-dependent RNA helicase DED1 (ancestral locus Anc_8.614) — MAELSNQVEKLDINVGSDRKGGYVPPHLRNSGGRRPRNDGFEAGRGDRSGSRGSFFGFDRRSEGRGGFGRNSGGSGFRPAGTGKWVDGKHVPAARNEKMEVQLFGVAEDPNFQSSGINFDNYDDIPVEASGEEVPEPITEFTSPPLDELLLENIKLARFTKPTPVQKYSVPIVAKGRDLMACAQTGSGKTGGFLFPVLSESFSTGPSPAPEGAKGSYMRKAFPTAVVLAPTRELATQIFDEAKKFTYRSWVRPTVVYGGADVGSQMRELDRGCDLLVATPGRLNDLLERGKISLAKVKYLVLDEADRMLDMGFEPQIRHIVEGCDMPGVENRQTLMFSATFPVDIQHLARDFLSDYIFLSVGRVGSTSENITQRILYVEDEDKKSALLDLLSASNDGLTLIFVETKRMADQLTDFLIMQNFAATAIHGDRTQGERERALAAFRSGRANLLVATAVAARGLDIPNVTHVINYDLPSDVDDYVHRIGRTGRAGNTGVSTAFFNRGNKNIVKGLVEILTEANQDVPAFLNDISRESSGIRGGRGGGFFNSRASGSRDYRKQGNGNGSWGASRSGGSNWGSSGSRGGGSWGSSRSSGWGASESSGNSSWW, encoded by the coding sequence ATGGCAGAGTTGAGTAATCAAGTTGAGAAATTGGACATCAACGTTGGTTCGGATCGCAAGGGAGGATACGTTCCACCACATTTGAGGAACTCTGGAGGcagaaggccaagaaacGACGGGTTTGAAGCGGGTCGTGGTGACAGGAGCGGCAGTAGGGGGAGTTTTTTCGGATTTGACCGGCGCAGTGAGGGAAGAGGCGGATTTGGCAGAAACAGCGGCGGTAGTGGGTTCAGACCAGCAGGTACTGGTAAATGGGTTGATGGGAAACATGTTCCAGCGGCGAGAAACGAGAAGATGGAGGTGCAGTTGTTTGGGGTAGCGGAGGATCCAAACTTCCAGTCTTCTGGTATCAATTTTGACAACTATGACGACATTCCCGTGGAGGCGTCTGGTGAGGAGGTGCCGGAGCCTATTACGGAGTTTACGAGTCCTCCTTTGGACGAGCTGTTGTTGGAGAACATCAAGCTGGCTCGTTTCACGAAACCCACTCCGGTGCAGAAGTACTCGGTTCCGATCGTGGCCAAGGGCAGAGATCTGATGGCGTGTGCTCAGACCGGTTCTGGTAAGACGGGTGGGTTTCTGTTCCCTGTTCTTTCCGAGTCGTTCAGCACTGGTCcctctccagctccagaGGGTGCGAAGGGCTCGTACATGAGGAAGGCTTTCCCAACGGCGGTTGTGTTGGCTCCTACCAGAGAGTTGGCTACGCAGATTTTCGATGAGGCTAAGAAGTTCACTTACAGATCGTGGGTTAGGCCAACTGTGGTGTACGGTGGTGCCGATGTCGGTTCTCAGATGAGAGAGCTGGACCGCGGTTGTGACCTGTTGGTCGCTACCCCAGGTCGTTTGAACGATCTTTTGGAGCGTGGTAAGATCTCGTTGGCTAAGGTCAAGTATTTGGTTCTCGACGAAGCAGACAGAATGTTGGATATGGGTTTCGAACCTCAAATTAGACACATTGTGGAAGGTTGCGATATGCCTGGCGTGGAAAACAGACAAACCCTGATGTTCTCGGCTACTTTCCCAGTGGACATCCAGCATTTGGCCCGTGACTTCTTGAGCGACTACATCTTTTTGTCAGTCGGTAGAGTCGGTTCCACTTCGGAAAACATTACGCAAAGAATCCTGTACGTGGAGGACGAGGACAAGAAATCTGCTTTGTTGGATTTGTTGTCGGCCTCCAACGATGGTTTGACGTTGATTTTCGTGGAGACTAAGAGAATGGCCGATCAGTTGACCGATTTCCTGATCATGCAAAATTTTGCTGCCACTGCTATCCATGGTGACCGTACCCAGGGCGAACGTGAACGTGCGTTGGCTGCGTTCAGATCTGGTAGGGCAAACCTATTGGTTGCCACTGCTGTCGCAGCAAGAGGTCTGGATATTCCAAACGTCACGCATGTGATCAATTACGATTTGCCAAGCGACGTCGATGACTACGTTCACAGAATTGGTAGAACTGGTCGTGCCGGTAACACTGGTGTCTCCACCGCATTCTTTAACAGAGGTAACAAGAACATCGTCAAGGGTTTGGTCGAAATCTTGACTGAAGCCAACCAAGACGTCCCAGCGTTCTTGAACGATATTTCTAGAGAATCTTCTGGTATCAGAGGTGGAAGAGGCGGtggcttcttcaacagccGTGCTAGTGGTTCAAGAGATTACCGTAAGCAAGGTAACGGTAACGGTTCGTGGGGTGCCTCCAGAAGTGGTGGTAGCAACTGGGGTTCATCCGGCTCAAGGGGCGGTGGTTCCTGgggcagcagcagatcctCTGGATGGGGCGCATCTGAATCTTCCGGTAACTCATCCTGGTGGTGA
- the VPS30 gene encoding beclin 1 (ancestral locus Anc_8.615), with amino-acid sequence MSNIEELPLKCQNCRLPLKIDSSLLDLSLAQRDLLANSSNDYTPTKYKIPDDRLHALSKAIHPKDLNLPKSELDSYVFLQTEPSASSPSNDSSIETSAQTLIARKEDDSGDEHLDEDFHYGLSHGNTRTLSTQISALANVFNILSSNSNIDYPVCQDCCNILIQRLQSEYDDAIRERDLYTQFVSRIEKQKKVAQPESTGAIHEESAKLKSESESLLNELVGLEKQDEELEQKIACLEKQVEAKRITELEDLKRKNMHELELINFSTEVQSLKKQYEFSLNSLDRLRKFNVYNETFKISHEGPFGVINGLRLGGFDEVRVPWQEINAALGQIVLLLATIITRLNIKTKGYKLQPMGSFSKVCKFQQEEQEWVTYEAYFADGFKLGKLFRKETGFDKALECLLDIVQLMAAGLSRPPSGAGDVQTSDAGYAENENDVIYDVELPYVMHKDKINGISVKLFGGRPTLEWTTAMKFLLTNAKWLLAFSSSRLAQSPSS; translated from the coding sequence ATGAGCAATATTGAGGAATTGCCGCTTAAATGTCAGAACTGCAGGCTTCCGTTAAAGATTGATAGTTCGCTTTTGGATCTAAGTCTGGCACAGAGGGATTTGTTGGCGAACTCATCGAACGACTACACTCCAACCAAATACAAGATACCTGACGATAGACTACACGCTTTAAGTAAAGCTATTCACCCCAAAGATTTGAATCTCCCGAAGTCAGAACTAGACTCTTATGTGTTTCTGCAGACTGAACCAAGCGCGAGCAGTCCATCCAATGACAGTTCAATTGAAACTTCTGCACAGACTCTGATTGCCAGGAAAGAGGATGATTCAGGAGATGAGCATTTGGATGAAGACTTCCATTATGGCCTTTCACATGGCAATACGAGAACGCTTTCGACGCAGATCAGCGCACTAGCTAATGTGTTCAACATTCTATCTTCGAACAGTAATATCGACTATCCTGTGTGCCAAGATTGCTGCAACATTCTGATACAGAGGCTTCAGAGTGAATATGATGATGCAATACGGGAAAGAGACCTTTACACTCAATTCGTTTCCAGAATAgaaaagcagaagaaagtgGCCCAACCTGAGTCAACTGGAGCAATTCATGAAGAGTCAGCAAAGCTGAAATCGGAAAGCGAATCCCTTCTTAATGAGCTTGTCGGGCTGGAAAAACAAGACGAAGAGTtggagcagaagattgCATGTCTCGAGAAGCAGGTTGAGGCTAAGAGAATCACGGAGCTGGAAGACCTGAAACGGAAAAATATGCATGAACTAGAGCTGATTAATTTCTCAACTGAAGTCCAGTCTTTGAAAAAACAGTATGAGTTCTCCCTCAACAGCTTAGATAGGCTGAGGAAATTCAATGTCTACAATGAAACGTTCAAAATATCGCATGAAGGACCATTCGGGGTAATCAATGGACTCAGGCTAGGAGGATTCGACGAGGTAAGGGTACCATGGCAAGAAATTAATGCAGCTTTAGGCCAGATAGTTCTTTTGCTTGCCACGATCATTACAAGACTAAACATCAAAACTAAAGGATACAAGCTCCAACCCATGGgctctttctcaaaagtCTGTaaatttcagcaagaagaacaggaGTGGGTAACTTACGAGGCCTACTTCGCGgatggcttcaagctggGAAAACTGTTTCGCAAGGAGACAGGTTTTGATAAAGCTCTTGAGTGTCTGTTGGATATTGTCCAACTGATGGCTGCAGGATTGTCTCGGCCTCCGTCCGGTGCAGGCGACGTGCAAACTAGTGATGCAGGTTATGCTGAAAACGAGAATGATGTCATTTATGATGTGGAGCTGCCTTATGTGATGCATAAGGACAAGATAAACGGAATTTCTGTGAAGTTGTTCGGCGGTAGGCCGACTTTGGAATGGACTACAGCAATGAAGTTTCTGCTGACTAACGCTAAATGGCTTCTAGCCTTTTCCTCTAGTCGGCTTGCCCAGTCGCCGTCTTCGTGA
- the GEP3 gene encoding Gep3p (ancestral locus Anc_8.616) gives MLSARTRLGSFRVVGTCFRRFINCNACGIVLQDKDPARAGFYIKPKRPIVNRLAKLEDVKYLLFSQELQKAKDSVPVGSLDELRKSKSHSLSCKRCNDALHSNRYTKEGFARFSFDQVLEFVPRNSNVVHVASLPEFPFHLVKKVLQDANFKSSLVLTKGDQLVKDKATLQRKVDLFFRDFLKYHLRIPTNKVIATSAIRKWNIPTVYANLSSSSYLLGNANVGKSTLINGLLQKFPGSKMDGEGLASTPTETGQLAGVLHIPNMTRNLQAFKVADKVINDLPGFTTDLNEVDLEDIIEREWLDKIRKTDQFKVRKLKKKTYISLRGTENGGCLTLGGIFFLVPPPETINQVVKYIPGAVHQFANVAKGLEVFKLCKESPDHALAKSCGIKPNVCSIDAYARHIIPPFQGSIEIVFKDIGYVLLRSTGKYNFTKPYEIWVPKGIDVCVREPLSSLIEEGYENSVESRGKKPACPRSRPLVSSTYIVPQDETNPLERMKLMYLQRTERDLSSRRHHNVNPWDVVKTLHDEPPNLYWHYKW, from the coding sequence AAGACAAGGATCCCGCTAGAGCCGGCTTTTACATCAAACCAAAGAGGCCGATTGTGAATAGGCTTGCGAAATTGGAGGATGTGAAGTATCTGCTGTTTAGCCAGGAACTTCAGAAAGCAAAGGATAGTGTTCCAGTGGGTTCATTAGACGAGCTGAGAAAATCGAAGTCGCACTCTTTGAGCTGCAAGCGATGCAATGATGCATTACACTCGAATAGATATACCAAGGAGGGTTTTGCGAGATTTAGCTTTGATCAGGTGTTGGAATTTGTGCCGAGGAACAGCAATGTTGTTCACGTCGCATCATTACCGGAGTTTCCTTTCCATCTGGTTAAAAAAGTGCTGCAGGATGCCAATTTCAAGTCATCGCTTGTGCTAACAAAAGGAGACCAGCTTGTCAAGGATAAGGCTACCTTGCAGAGGAAAGTagatctctttttcagGGACTTTTTGAAATACCATTTGCGCATTCCTACGAACAAAGTGATTGCCACGTCTGCGATTCGTAAATGGAACATACCGACGGTTTACGCGAATCTTAGTTCATCGAGCTACTTGCTGGGGAACGCGAATGTGGGCAAGTCGACGTTGATCAACGGCTTATTGCAGAAGTTCCCAGGCAGCAAGATGGACGGAGAGGGACTCGCGTCGACGCCAACGGAGACAGGTCAACTGGCGGGAGTTCTACATATACCGAATATGACAAGAAATTTACAAGCATTCAAAGTTGCTGACAAGGTGATAAACGATCTCCCTGGTTTTACGACAGACTTGAACGAAGTTGACTTagaagatatcattgagCGAGAATGGCTGGACAAGATTCGGAAGACTGATCAGTTCAAGGtcaggaagctgaaaaagaAGACATATATCTCTCTCAGAGGGACCGAAAATGGCGGTTGCTTAACTCTTGGTGGCATTTTCTTTCTCGTGCCTCCGCCGGAGACTATCAACCAGGTGGTTAAATACATACCCGGAGCCGTACATCAGTTCGCCAACGTCGCAAAAGGCCTCGAGGTGTTCAAGTTGTGTAAGGAGTCCCCAGATCATGCTTTGGCAAAATCCTGTGGTATTAAACCAAACGTCTGTTCTATCGATGCGTACGCCAGGCACATTATTCCACCATTTCAAGGTAGCATTGAAATTGTGTTCAAGGACATCGGATATGTACTGCTGCGCTCTACCGGCAAGTATAACTTTACGAAGCCTTACGAAATCTGGGTTCCCAAAGGTATAGACGTGTGTGTCAGAGAACCATTGTCTTCTCTTATCGAAGAGGGCTATGAGAACAGCGTGGAGTCTCGCGGCAAAAAACCAGCATGTCCTCGCAGCAGACCGCTGGTCAGTTCAACATACATAGTTCCACAGGATGAGACCAACCCTTTGGagaggatgaaattgatgTATTTACAGCGGACCGAAAGGGACCTATCTTCCAGACGCCATCACAACGTCAATCCTTGGGATGTGGTCAAGACATTGCACGACGAGCCACCTAACTTGTACTGGCACTACAAATGGTGA